The nucleotide window TTTTATACATTTTAACACCAAGTAAAGTTGAAAGAACAAAAAGGATAACAGCCATTATCATCTGAGTATTGGAAGAGACATTAGTCCCGCTGCCGAAAAGAGCAAAAACAATATTCTGCGGCAGATACCCGATAGCTGATCCGGCAATAAAAGGAAGAATGGGAATACTGGTAACACCTGCGGCCAAATTGGCTACAACATTGCTTCCCAGTGGAAAAAACCTGATCGCCAGAGCCATGTTGAAAGGACTGCGACTCAAAAAACTGTCTATTTTAGAAATTCGACTGCCAAAACGTTTTTTAATGAAATTTCGCCCGGCCAGTCTGGCGTAAAGAATTGTTACAGCGCACCCGAGAGTAGTACCGATTGTTCCAAGGAACGCTCCCATGGCAAAACCATAGGCATACCCTCCCATAAAACAGATCAACTGTCTGGGAAAACCCAGAGCACTGAAAAAAACTGCAAGCCCGACATAGGTTAAAACTCCAGCAAAACCGTGGGATCTGACATGAGTATCAATCCAGCCTTTATCAAGAGCTTCATCAAGACCTAAATAACGCAGTAAAAAAACGGCGATACCAAGTATCGCCAAAAGGGACAGCCCCTTTACCAGAGCCTTGACTGTCCCTTTGGATTCTTTGTTTAATATTGTCATTAATTTTATGGAGCCTATTTGTTCTTTTCCCTGATCTTGTAAGAAAAATGCCTGCTTTGAAGCCAGCGTACACCGAATAAATCATAAGCTCCGGCAACAGCCCGGTCCCATGTTCCATATTTAGAGACACCCTCAAGCCTTGGCCTGTGGTTTACTTTTGTCTCGGCCACGCTTGCACCCTGCATTTTCATAAGAGTGGGCAAAAAACGGTGCATCCCGTTAAAACGGGGAATAGAACGGACCATGCTGGTATCCATAATCTTGAGGGAACATCCGGTATCACGCACTGATTCACGGGTGAGCCTGTTACGGATAGCATTGGCTATTTTAGAGGCAATTCGTTTAATCCAGACATCCCTGCGTTTGGCCCGCCAGCCGATAACCATATCATGCCCCTGTTCGTACAGGGTATACATGGCTGGCAGATCAGCAGGATCATTTTGAAGGTCAGCATCCATGGTTGCCACCCTGTCGGCCTGAGCTTCATCAAACCCGGCACAGAAAGCCGCGGATTGTCCCCTGTTTTGTTCAAAAGATATATACCTCAGCCGGGAATAAGCTGCGGCAAGTTCTTTAAGCACAGCAAGACTGTTGTCTGTGCTTCCGTCATCCACGAACACAACCTCATAATTGATGGGCTGCGGATCGAGGGCCGCGGCAATTTCCTGCATGAGTTTGCGTAGGTTGTCCTGTTCGTTATAAACAGGCACCACAATAG belongs to Maridesulfovibrio bastinii DSM 16055 and includes:
- a CDS encoding glycosyltransferase family 2 protein, whose amino-acid sequence is MTLKYDLSIVVPVYNEQDNLRKLMQEIAAALDPQPINYEVVFVDDGSTDNSLAVLKELAAAYSRLRYISFEQNRGQSAAFCAGFDEAQADRVATMDADLQNDPADLPAMYTLYEQGHDMVIGWRAKRRDVWIKRIASKIANAIRNRLTRESVRDTGCSLKIMDTSMVRSIPRFNGMHRFLPTLMKMQGASVAETKVNHRPRLEGVSKYGTWDRAVAGAYDLFGVRWLQSRHFSYKIREKNK
- a CDS encoding TVP38/TMEM64 family protein; this translates as MTILNKESKGTVKALVKGLSLLAILGIAVFLLRYLGLDEALDKGWIDTHVRSHGFAGVLTYVGLAVFFSALGFPRQLICFMGGYAYGFAMGAFLGTIGTTLGCAVTILYARLAGRNFIKKRFGSRISKIDSFLSRSPFNMALAIRFFPLGSNVVANLAAGVTSIPILPFIAGSAIGYLPQNIVFALFGSGTNVSSNTQMIMAVILFVLSTLLGVKMYKKYRTEEVETGLED